From Mustela erminea isolate mMusErm1 chromosome 1, mMusErm1.Pri, whole genome shotgun sequence, a single genomic window includes:
- the LOC116590694 gene encoding LOW QUALITY PROTEIN: purine nucleoside phosphorylase-like (The sequence of the model RefSeq protein was modified relative to this genomic sequence to represent the inferred CDS: substituted 1 base at 1 genomic stop codon) produces the protein MAPGQFWNQEFRQKFLRLTKENQITIRAGTAQRYVERLSGPHPGDQGRSLPQGGGSGAIEKRFTYDDYEETSKWLLCXTKHRPQVAIICGSGLGNLANKLTETQSFDYSKIPNFPQSTVPGHAGRLVFGFLNGKACVVMQGRFHMYEGYSIWKVTFPVRVFYLMGVDTLVVTSAAGGLNPEFEVGDIMLIRDHINLPGFSGVNPLMGPNDERFGLRFPAMSNAYDRDMRQKAHSAWKHMGEQRELKEGTYVMLAGTSFETMAECWLLQKLGADAVGMSTVPEVIVARHCGLRVFGFSLITNKVVLDYETKEKASHEEVLEAGRQAAEKLEQFVSVLMASIPPPAKACELE, from the coding sequence attacTATTCGGGCCGGTACAGCTCAGCGCTACGTGGAGCGGCTCAGCGGACCGCATCCGGGAGACCAAGGGCGGTCTCTTCCACagggcggcggcagcggcgccATCGAGAAGCGATTTACGTATGATGATTATGAGGAAACGAGTAAATGGCTTCTGTGCTAAACCAAGCACCGACCTCAAGTGGCGATTATCTGTGGCTCTGGGCTAGGGAATCTGGCCAATAAATTAACGGAGACCCAAAGCTTTGACTACAGCAAGATTCCAAACTTTCCCCAAAGTACAGTACCAGGTCACGCTGGTCGACTGGTGTTTGGATTCCTGAATGGCAAGGCCTGTGTGGTGATGCAGGGCAGATTCCACATGTACGAAGGCTACTCGATCTGGAAGGTGACATTCCCAGTGAGGGTCTTCTACCTTATGGGTGTGGACACCCTAGTGGTCACCAGTGCAGCTGGAGGACTCAACCCTGAGTTTGAGGTCGGAGATATCATGCTGATCCGTGATCACATCAACTTACCTGGCTTCAGTGGTGTGAATCCTCTTATGGGGCCCAATGATGAAAGGTTTGGACTTCGTTTCCCTGCCATGTCCAATGCCTATGACCGGGATATGAGGCAGAAGGCTCACAGTGCCTGGAAACAtatgggggagcagagagagctAAAGGAAGGCACCTATGTGATGCTGGCAGGCACCTCCTTTGAGACTATGGCAGAGTGTTGGCTGCTGCAGAAGCTGGGGGCAGATGCTGTTGGCATGAGCACAGTTCCAGAAGTTATAGTTGCAAGGCACTGTGGACTTCGAGTCTTTGGCTTCTCCCTCATCACTAACAAAGTCGTCTTAGATTATGAAACCAAGGAGAAGGCCAGTCATGAGGAAGTACTGGAGGCTGGAAGACAAGCTGCAGAAAAGTTGGAACAGTTTGTCTCTGTTCTTATGGCCAGTATCCCACCACCTGCCAAAGCCTGTGAGCTGGAGTGA